The Halichoerus grypus chromosome 9, mHalGry1.hap1.1, whole genome shotgun sequence genome has a window encoding:
- the CRISP2 gene encoding cysteine-rich secretory protein 2, whose product MALCPLVVFLAAVLLPSIPTEGKDPSFTALLATQTQVQKEIVNKHNELRKSVSPPASNMLKMEWNREAAANAQKWANKCTLEHSVPEDRKTSTKCGENLYMSSYPAPWSDAIQSWYEERHNFVYGVGPKSSDAVVGHYTQVVWYSSYHVGCGIAYCPNQENLKYYYVCQYCPAGNNVSKKNTPYQQGTPCASCPGNCDNGLCTNSCEFEDLLSNCDSLKKTAGCGHELLKEKCKATCLCENKIY is encoded by the exons ATGGCATTATGCCCACTAGTGGTGTTTCTGGCTGCTGTGCTGCTTCCATCTATACCCACAGAAGGAAAG GATCCATCCTTTACTGCTTTGCTAGCTACTCAAACGCAAGTCCAAAAAGAGATTGTAAATAAACACAATGAACTAAGGAAATCAGTCTCTCCACCTGCCAGCAACATGCTAAAGATG GAATGGAACCGAGAAGCAGCAGCAAATGCCCAAAAGTGGGCAAACAAGTGCACTTTAGAACACAGCGTGCCAGAGGACCGAAAAACCA GTACCAAATGTGGTGAGAATCTCTATATGTCAAGCTACCCTGCCCCATGGTCAGATGCAATCCAAAGCTGGTATGAGGAGCGCCATAATTTTGTCTATGGTGTAGGACCTAAGAGTTCTGATGCAGTTGTTGGACATTACACCCAG GTCGTTTGGTACTCTTCTTACCACGTTGGATGTGGAATTGCCTATTGCCCCAATCAAGAAAATCTAAAATACTACTACGTTTGCCAATATTGTCCTGC tggcAATAATGTGAGTAAAAAGAATACCCCTTACCAACAAGGAACACCTTGTGCTAGTTGCCCTGGTAACTGTGACAATGGATTATGCA CCAACAGTTGCGAGTTTGAGGATCTCCTTAGTAACTGTGATTCCTTGAAGAAAACAGCTGGCTGTGGACATGAATTGCTTAAGGAAAAGTGCAAGGCTACTTGCCTATGTGAAAACAAAATTTACTGA